A single region of the Triplophysa dalaica isolate WHDGS20190420 chromosome 15, ASM1584641v1, whole genome shotgun sequence genome encodes:
- the ccdc170 gene encoding coiled-coil domain-containing protein 170, giving the protein MEESLIQQHLSHYKQATETAREELAALQAKYQSLQSQVSDAQSKAASHEETIKHLKDVIDRHKEKEARQESLIGSLRERIYNTEQEMLSITSSRSIMDMRVHTLAKENEEVKEKLMELDIKSKQYFAEWNKAKQEASETRRRSDEFISTIANKVSMNVSGKADAMDYIVSTVETCFKENERLKNGVCDFEESLRSYEVECKASRGTVKRLATDVEHEQTLSASRLNELNSVRQELDFASLKKLSLERENQTLQTSLQETQQALASAQQRCSHYENLSQDLDQKLHSSQNETQVSHSHHGAFMKELETLLHDQCLSHHPTPEDLLKSLAAVCTREKSVKKSYLEMEGRLAELEQEVSKHKEHQRSAEQREQKLLHRIQDLEDELLTAGVCKDGMSQEKHQYLRFLEQLSEKLKVEHIAADLGFDMRLEAVLARAQQLTRQEGTAVLETRTQVHNLQRKLKEQRQRSDSKELHLELLMRKVSLLEEEKRSRSALAVEKDDASLTCKKLQKRVDRLQAELSTLRFSNTELKAQLSHTHELKIKVMEQNQTIEEQSKNLSKLEKNNVKTEMNVSTMRSDLQNLQLRAREESQQTQRLLNTQSSAITELAHTEKQLLDFHTVVCQMLGVDGAVCIPNNEVLRRLEVLIQSCRCHHAAHLHHQHHMWESPVSFINAAHPPASSVLPARVKGHKEPIMTCNT; this is encoded by the exons ATGGAAGAGTCTCTCATCCAACAACACCTGTCACATTATAAACAAGCCACAGAAACAGCCCGTGAGGAACTAGCTGCCCTGCAGGCCAAATACCAAAGTCTCCAATCGCAG GTTTCGGATGCCCAGTCAAAAGCAGCATCTCATGAGGAGACCATAAAACATCTCAAGGATGTAATTGACAGACATAAGGAGAAGGAGGCGAGGCAGGAGTCTCTCATCGGCTCTCTGAGAGAGCGCATCTACAACACAGAGCAAGAGATGCTCTCCATCACCTCCTCCAGAAGCATCATGGACATGAGAGTACACACACTGGCAAAAGAGAACGAGGAGGTCAAGGAGAAACTGATGGAACTTGACATCAAGTCAAA ACAGTATTTTGCAGAATGGAACAAAGCAAAACAGGAAGCCAGTGAGACACGGAGGAGATCTGATGAGTTTATATCAACCATAGCAAACAAAGTGTCCATGAATGTATCTGGAAAAGCAGACGCTATGGATTATATAGTCTCCACG GTGGAAACTTGCTTCAAGGAGAACGAGAGATTGAAGAACGGTGTGTGTGATTTCGAGGAGAGTTTGAGGTCTTATGAGGTGGAATGTAAAGCCAGCAGAGGAACCGTCAAGAGACTGGCGACCGATGTAGAACATGAACAAACACTCTCAGCTTCTCGATTGAATGAGCTCAACTCTGTCCGACAG GAGCTGGATTTTGCGTCCTTGAAGAAGCTCAGTTTGGAAAGAGAAAACCAGACTCTTCAAACCTCGCTTCAGGAGACGCAACAGGCCCTCGCGTCCGCCCAGCAGCGCTGCAGTCACTATGAGAATCTCTCTCAAGATCTGGACCAGAAACTCCACAGCAGTCAGAATGAAACTCAGGTGTCTCACAGTCATCACGGAGCCTTCATGAAGGAATTGGAGACGCTGCTTCATGATCAGTGTCTATCCCATCACCCCACACCTGAGGATCTACTGAAGAGTCTGGCAGCGGTGTGCACCCGTGAGAAAAGTGTGAAGAAG TCATATTTAGAGATGGAAGGACGATTGGCAGAGCTGGAGCAGGAGGTGTCTAAACATAAAGAACATCAGAGGAGCGCAGAACAGAGAGAACAGAAGCTACTGCACAGAATACAAGACCTGGAAGATGAGCTGCTCACCGCAGGAGTCTGTAAGGATGGAATGAGTCAAGAGAAACATCAA TATTTGCGGTTTTTGGAACAACTCTCAGAGAAATTAAAAGTGGAACACATCGCTGCAGATCTGGGATTTGACATGAGGTTGGAGGCCGTTCTTGCACGAGCACAGCAGCTGACCAGACAAGAAGGAACCGCAGTACTGGAGACCAGAACACAAGTTCACAACCTCCAAAGAAAG CTGAAGGAACAGAGGCAGCGTTCGGACAGTAAAGAACTTCATCTGGAGCTGTTGATGAGGAAAGTGTCTCTGCTggaggaggagaagaggagTCGGTCAGCGCTGGCCGTGGAGAAGGATGATGCTTCTCTGACCTGTAAGAAACTTCAGAAGAGAGTCGACCGACTGCAGGCCGAGCTCAGCACCTTACGATTCTCCAACACAGAGCTGAAAGCCCAGCTGTCACACACCCATGAGCTCAAG ATCAAAGTGATGGAACAAAACCAAACCATAGAGGAACAGAGTAAGAACCTGAGCAAACTTGAGAAGAACAACGTAAAGACGGAGATGAATGTGAGCACCATGAGGTCAGACCTGCAGAACCTACAGCTGAGAGCTCGAGAGGAGAGTCAACAGACTCAGAGACTCCTAAACACACAGTCCAGTGCCATAACAGAGCTCGCTCACACTGAGAAACAG CTGCTGGATTTTCATACCGTGGTGTGTCAGATGTTGGGCGTAGATGGTGCCGTCTGCATCCCAAACAATGAAGTTTTGAGAAGGCTGGAGGTTCTGATCCAGTCGTGCCGCTGTCATCATGCTGCTCATCTGCATCATCAACATCACATGTGGGAATCTCCAGTTTCATTTATAAACGCCGCTCATCCGCCGGCCTCCTCCGTGCTGCCTGCGAGGGTCAAGGGTCACAAAGAGCCAATAATGACCTGTAACACTTGA